GCCGCCGCGGGCTGCGGCAGCAAGTCCGAGCCGCAAGGCGCCGGGTCGGGCTCGGGCGCGACCGCGGTGTCGCCGTACGACAGCGGCCCGCGCGCCGGAGAGTCTCCCGTCGAGCCCGCAATGGCCGAGAAGGGCGAGGGGTTGTTCAAGACCAAGGGGTGCACCGCCTGCCACGCCTACGACAAGCGCATCACCGGCCCCGCTCTGAAGGGTGTCACGCAGCGCCGCACCGCGGCCTGGATGGAGCAGCAGATCCTCCACCCCGAAGTCATGACGAAGCAGGATCCGATCTCGAAGCAGCTGCTCGGGACCTACATGGTGCAGATGTCGAACCAGGGCTTGAAGCCCGAGGAGGCCAAGGCGGTCATCGAATATCTGAAGAAGCTCGATGAAGAGTCTTCTGAGACGCAGCAGGCCGGCGTCGGCAAGTGAACCAGGAGCCCAAGGAGGCCCATGTATGAAACGGTGGATGCTGGCCGCGCTCGCGGTGGCCGCTCTGGTGGGCGGCGCCGCGCTGATGCAGGGGTGCACGAAGGGGATACGGGGGGGCGGGTCGGCCGCCGCCAAGACCTATGTGAAGCCGGGTGAATACGACACCTACTATGCCTTCCTGTCGGGAGGCCATTCCGGGCAGGTCTTCGTCTACGGCATGCCCTCCTGCCGTTACATCACCACGATCCCGGTCTTCACCCCGGAGTCCGCGAAGGGCTGGGGCTACGACGAGGAATCGAAGGCGATGCTGAAGGGGATGAACTGGGGCGACGCTCACCATCCCGGCCTCTCGGAGACGGACGGCGACTACGACGGTCGCTGGCTCTTCATCAACGACATGCCGCACGCGCGGATCGCCCGGATCGATCTGACCGACTTCACGACGAAGGAGATCTTCGGACCGATCCCGAACATCTCCGCCGCGCACGCCTGCCCCTATCCCACCCCGAACACCGAGTACGTGTTCGCGGCGTCGCGCTTCTCGATCCCGCTTCCCTACCCGACCGTCGACAAGGTCGAGAACTACGCCAAGGACTTCAAGGGGATCATCGCGGGAGTCAAGGTCTCCCCCGAGGGGCACATGTCGCTCGGTTTCGAGATCCTGATGCCGCCGTTCGACTGGGATCTGGCGGACGCCGGCAAGGGCCCCAGCCACGGCTGGGAGTTCTTCACCTGCTACAACAGCGAGGAAGCGCACGACTCCCTGGAGATCAAGGCGTCGCAGAACGAGATGGACTATGTCGCGGCCGTCGACTGGCGCGCGGCGCAGAAGGCGGCTGACGCCGGCGAGGGAACGATGATCGGAGGCGTGAAGGTGCTCGACCCCAAGGTGACGAAGGGGATCGTCTACCTGGTGCCGGTGCCGAAGAGCCCGCACGGCGTGGACGTGGACCCCAGCGGCCAGTACATCTGCGCCTCCGGCAAGCTGCAGGCCGAGGTCACCGTGCACAGCTTCGCGAAGCTGATGGCGGGGATCCAGGCGAAGAAGTTCGAGAAGGAGATCGAGGGAATCCCGGTCCTCGCGTTCAACGACGTGCTCGAGGCGAAGGTGCCCGTGGGGCTGGGACCGCTGCACACCCAGTTCGACGGCAAGGGGAACGCCTACACCTCGCTCTTCCTCGACTCGCAGATCGCGAAGTGGAAGATCGGACCGCCCTGGAACGTCACGGACAAGATCGACGTCTACTACTCGATCGGTCATCTGATGGTCGCCGGCGGCGACACCCGGCATCCCTATGGCGACTACATGGTCGCCCTGGACAAGCTCTCCAAGGACCGCTACCTGCCGGTCGGGCCCTCGCATCCCGAGGCGGCGCAGCTGATCGACATCAGCGGCCCCAAGATGGAGCTTCTCTACGACTTCCCCACCTATCCCGAGCCCCACTACGCGCAGATGATCCGGGCGGACAAGCTCAAGCCGATGAAGATCTATCCGCTCGCCGACAACAAGAATCCGTATGCGATCAAGAGCGCCGATCAGGCGAGGGTGGAGCGCCACGGGAAGCGCGTGGACGCCTATCTCCTCGCAATCCGGACCCACTACACGCCGGACATCGTGCGCGTCGCGCAGGGGGACACGGTCTACTTCCACGTGACGAACCTGGAGCAGGACGCCGACATCACGCACGGCTTCGGAATCCTCTTCTCGAACTGCGACATGCAGGTCGAGCCGGGCGAGACCAAGACGATGAAGTGGGTCGCCGAGAAGGCGGGCGTGACCCCCTTCTACTGCTCCAACTTCTGCAGCGCGCTGCACCAGGAGATGCAGGGATACATCGAGGTGGCGCCGGCCGGCACGCGGATCGCCTCGGTCTCCAAGCCCAGCCGTGAGCAGCTGGCCCAGGTGGCCCCGCTGCTTCGCCGCTAACACACGTCGCGCGGGGCCGTCCGCAAGCGGCCCCGCGCCCCGAAAGGGGATGAGTTTCGTGGTTCGTTACCTGACCGGCGGTTTCCGAAGCTCCGAGCGGCGGCTGATCCTTCTCGCCGCGCTCGTGCTCCTGCCCGTCTTCTTCCTCCCGGTGCTGCCGATCTGGGAGATGCACCTCCGGGCGCCGCAGTATCCGGAAGGACTGAAGCTCACCATCTACTCCAACACCATCCGGGGAGACCTGGACAAGGTCAACAGCCTGAACCACTACGTCGGGATGCACGCGATCACCCCCGAGGACTTCGCGGAGTTCCGCTACCTGCCGCAGCTCCTCACGGGGTTCGGTTTCCTCGCGCTCCTGGCCGGTCTTCTGAACCGCCGTTGGATCGCCGCCCTGGGCTGGCTCCTCTTCACCGGATTCGCCGTGTACATGTTCCGCGACTACGTCCTCTGGCTCTACCGCTACGGCCACGAGCTCGACCCCCGCGCGGCGATCACGATGAAGTCGTTCATGCCTCCGGTGATCGGCTATTCCAAAATGGCCAACTTCCACGTCCTGAGCCTTCCCGGCCCCGGCACCGTGGTGCTCGGCATCGCCTGGCTGCTCGGTCCTCTGGCGCTCTGGATGGAACGCCGCGCGGAGCGCGCGCACGCCCACGCCGCGGCCGCCGCGACGGTGGCGGCATGAGCCGTCCCTTCCGCGATTCGGGCCGTGCGGAAGCCGGCTCCCGCGATCCCTTCATCGGCCTGCTCCAGGCCGCGCTCGCGATCGTCCTCCTGGCCGCGGTCGCGATCACCCTCGTCCTTCTCGTGGGGGTGGCCCCGCCGCGCGCCTCGGCCGCGGTCCGGCGCGTCCCGCCCGGCTCGGCGGTCCCGGCGATCGCGTCGGCGTCGGACGGCGACACTCTGCTGCTCGCCGCCGGCGTCCACCGCGGCCCGATCACGATCGCGCGCCGTGTCGCGCTGATCGGCGAGCCGGGCGCCGTGGTGGACGGCGGCGGCCGCGGATCGGTCATCACGGTGGCCGCCGGCGGAGTGCGGATCGAGCGGCTCTCCATTCGCGCGAGCGGCGACAAGGCCGAAGATCTGGATTCGGGCGTCCGGCTCACGTCGGCGCCTGGCGCGCGGCTCGCCCACCTGCGCCTGGAGAACGTCCGCTACGGCATCGCGGCCGAGCGTTGCGACGACCTCGACGTCGAGGAATGCACGCTGACGGGCCGCGTGGTGCCCTCGATCGACGCCGCTCCCGAGATGGACGTCGCCGCGGGCAACGGCATCCACGTCTGGTATTCCCGAGGCGCGCGCGTCCGTCGCACCGAGATCCGGCGCTTCATGGACGGGATCTATCTCTCCTTCGCCGACTCGATCCGGATCGAGGGGTGCGGCTCCTCGGGCAACGGCCGCTACGGCCTCCACACCATGTACTGCCAGGACAACCGGATCGCGGAGAACCGCTTCACCGGCAACATCGCCGGGTGCGCGATCATGTTCTCGAACCACCTGGAGCTCGCCCGGAACGATTTCATGCACAACCGCGGCCCGCGGACCTACGGCATCCTGCTGCGCGACTGCTCGGACGGCTTCTTCCACGAAAACCGCCTGGTCGACAACACGATCGCGGTCTTCATGGACGGATCCAACCGGAACCACATCCACGGCAACCTGGTGCAGGACGACGGCTGGGGCGTGATCCTCTTCTCCTCCTGCGACGGCAACGAGTTCGCGGGGAACGATTTCGTGAACATCGACTACCCGGTGGCGCTGGACATGAGGCGCACCGACAACCGGTTCGACGACGGCGCGCGCGGCAACTACTGGAGCGCGAGCGCCCCCTACGACCTGAACGCCGACGGCATCGGCGACGTGCCTTACGGTCCCGTGAGCGCGTTCGCTTTCCTCTCGAAGCAGTATCCCGACCTGGCGATCTTCGGCGAGAGCCCCGCTGCGGGGGCGCTCTCCCTTGCCGAGCGCACGATCCCGGCGCTCCGTCCGAGCGAGGCTCTGGACCACTACCCCCTGGTCCACCCCGCCGGCGCGGGCGTCGGGTCACGCTCGGCGGCGGGCGACTTGCCCGCTGCCGCATCGTTCGGCTCGGATCCCGCTTCGGGCACCCGACGCGCGGCGCCGCGCGCCGCGGCCGCCGGCTTCCTCCTGCTCGCCGGGGCGGGCGCGATCGGCATCGCCCGGCGGAGGGGCTCACGATGATCCGACTCGACGACGTCACCAAGCGCTACGGCGCGGTCACCGCGGTGGACGGCCTCTCCTTCGCCGTGGAGCCGGGCGAGACCTTCGCGCTGATCGGCCCCAACGGCGCGGGCAAGACCACGACGCTGAAGCTGATCCTGGGACTGGCGCGCCCGACCTCCGGCCGGATCGCGGTCGGGGTCGCGGGACTTCCGCCGCACGCCGCCGAGACGCGGCGCGGCATGGGCTACGTGCCGCAGCGGGTAGATCTCCCCGCGGGACGCACCGCGGCCGAGGTGCTCGGCTTTTTCGCGGCGCTCCGCGGCCTGGACGGGAGCGCGGTCTCCCGCGCGCTCGACCGCGTGGGCATGACGGCGCTGGCCGGACGCCGCGCCTCGGAGCTTTCGGGCGGCTTCGCGCAGCGCCTCCTCCTCGCGCAGGCGCTGCTCGGCGACCCTTCGCTCCTCGTGCTGGACGAGCCGACCGCCAGTCTCGATCCCGAGGCCACCTGGGAGTTCCGCTCCCTGGTCGAGGGGCTGCGCCGGGACGGCAAGACGATCCTCCTCTGCTCGCACCTCCTGGCCGAAGTGGAGCGGGTGGCCGACCGCGTGCTGATCCTGGCCGGCGGGCGCCGCGTGGCGCTGGAATCGCTGGCCGACCTCCGCGCGCGGCAGGCCTCGAGCGCGCGGCTCGAGATCGAGGCGCGGAACGCGGAGGCGGCGGGCGCCGCCCTCGCGCGTCGCGGGATCGCGTACACCCCGTGGGGCGAGCGGCGCGTTGCCATCGAGGGGGCGAATGGGCGCGGGGTCGCCGCGCTCGAAGCATTGCGCGAGGCCGGCGTGGAAATCCGCACGTTCGAGCTGACGCGGCCCACGCTGGAAGAGATCTTCCTCGCGGCGGTGCGCCAGGAGCGCGAGACGCGCGCCACGGCGCCGGAGACCAGGCCATGAGGCGCTACGGACTCCTCGCCCTCGCCGTGCTCGCCGGCGCGGCGCTGATCCTCGCGGCCGCGCGGCCCCGCTCGGTGGCCGTGGCGCCGCGCGCGGTCCCCGCGGAAGGGCGCGCGAAGCGCACCCTTTCGCTCGTGATCTCCGGAGGGGTCGTCGCACCGGCGCGGACCGAAGTGCCCAAGGGTACCGAGGTCCTCGCGCGTGTCCTGAATCGCGATTCTTCCCCGCATCGATTCTCGCTTCTCGGCTACGAGAGCGCGGTATCCCCCGCCGCGCTCTCGCCGGGGGGCGGGGCTACGGTCCGGTTCATCGCCGACCGCCCCGGCAGCGACTTCGCATGGCTCCTCGACGGGAAGCCCGCCGGGGTCTTCGTCGTACAGGGTTCCCATCTCGTGGAGGGACACCGATGAACACCGCATCCGCCGTCGCCGCCGCCCCCGTCGCGACGGCGTCCGTTCCGGGCCGCTCGCGCCGCATCGCCGTCATCGCGCGCGAGGAATACCGGCGCGCGCTGGAGACCCGCTGGCTCTTCGCCTTCACCGCACTCTTCGCGGCGCTCGTTCTCGGCGTCTCCTTCTTCGGTCTCGTGCAGAGCGGCGAGGTCGGCTTTCAGGGCTTCTCGCGCGTCACCCTGAGCCTCCTGAACCTCGTGCTCTTCACCGTGCCGCTCACCGGGCTGGTGCTCGGGGTGGGCAGCGTGTCGGGCAGCGCGGAGACGCTGCCGCTCCTGCTCGCCCAGCCGGTCGGCCGCGGCGAGGTCCTCGCCGGCAAGTATCTCGGCCTGACCGCCGCGCTCGGCGCGGCGCAGGCGATCGGGTTCGGCGCGGGCGGGCTGATCG
The window above is part of the Candidatus Binatia bacterium genome. Proteins encoded here:
- a CDS encoding cytochrome c, encoding MNRSIAVASFLVLLLAAAGCGSKSEPQGAGSGSGATAVSPYDSGPRAGESPVEPAMAEKGEGLFKTKGCTACHAYDKRITGPALKGVTQRRTAAWMEQQILHPEVMTKQDPISKQLLGTYMVQMSNQGLKPEEAKAVIEYLKKLDEESSETQQAGVGK
- the nosZ gene encoding Sec-dependent nitrous-oxide reductase, which codes for MKRWMLAALAVAALVGGAALMQGCTKGIRGGGSAAAKTYVKPGEYDTYYAFLSGGHSGQVFVYGMPSCRYITTIPVFTPESAKGWGYDEESKAMLKGMNWGDAHHPGLSETDGDYDGRWLFINDMPHARIARIDLTDFTTKEIFGPIPNISAAHACPYPTPNTEYVFAASRFSIPLPYPTVDKVENYAKDFKGIIAGVKVSPEGHMSLGFEILMPPFDWDLADAGKGPSHGWEFFTCYNSEEAHDSLEIKASQNEMDYVAAVDWRAAQKAADAGEGTMIGGVKVLDPKVTKGIVYLVPVPKSPHGVDVDPSGQYICASGKLQAEVTVHSFAKLMAGIQAKKFEKEIEGIPVLAFNDVLEAKVPVGLGPLHTQFDGKGNAYTSLFLDSQIAKWKIGPPWNVTDKIDVYYSIGHLMVAGGDTRHPYGDYMVALDKLSKDRYLPVGPSHPEAAQLIDISGPKMELLYDFPTYPEPHYAQMIRADKLKPMKIYPLADNKNPYAIKSADQARVERHGKRVDAYLLAIRTHYTPDIVRVAQGDTVYFHVTNLEQDADITHGFGILFSNCDMQVEPGETKTMKWVAEKAGVTPFYCSNFCSALHQEMQGYIEVAPAGTRIASVSKPSREQLAQVAPLLRR
- the nosD gene encoding nitrous oxide reductase family maturation protein NosD — protein: MSRPFRDSGRAEAGSRDPFIGLLQAALAIVLLAAVAITLVLLVGVAPPRASAAVRRVPPGSAVPAIASASDGDTLLLAAGVHRGPITIARRVALIGEPGAVVDGGGRGSVITVAAGGVRIERLSIRASGDKAEDLDSGVRLTSAPGARLAHLRLENVRYGIAAERCDDLDVEECTLTGRVVPSIDAAPEMDVAAGNGIHVWYSRGARVRRTEIRRFMDGIYLSFADSIRIEGCGSSGNGRYGLHTMYCQDNRIAENRFTGNIAGCAIMFSNHLELARNDFMHNRGPRTYGILLRDCSDGFFHENRLVDNTIAVFMDGSNRNHIHGNLVQDDGWGVILFSSCDGNEFAGNDFVNIDYPVALDMRRTDNRFDDGARGNYWSASAPYDLNADGIGDVPYGPVSAFAFLSKQYPDLAIFGESPAAGALSLAERTIPALRPSEALDHYPLVHPAGAGVGSRSAAGDLPAAASFGSDPASGTRRAAPRAAAAGFLLLAGAGAIGIARRRGSR
- a CDS encoding ABC transporter ATP-binding protein, with amino-acid sequence MIRLDDVTKRYGAVTAVDGLSFAVEPGETFALIGPNGAGKTTTLKLILGLARPTSGRIAVGVAGLPPHAAETRRGMGYVPQRVDLPAGRTAAEVLGFFAALRGLDGSAVSRALDRVGMTALAGRRASELSGGFAQRLLLAQALLGDPSLLVLDEPTASLDPEATWEFRSLVEGLRRDGKTILLCSHLLAEVERVADRVLILAGGRRVALESLADLRARQASSARLEIEARNAEAAGAALARRGIAYTPWGERRVAIEGANGRGVAALEALREAGVEIRTFELTRPTLEEIFLAAVRQERETRATAPETRP